A portion of the Heliomicrobium undosum genome contains these proteins:
- a CDS encoding ABC transporter ATP-binding protein, whose translation MFAIETEGLTKTYGGTGGCREISLQVPRGALFGLLGPNGAGKSTLVKMLVSLIHPTEGQARILGKPLGDVDIRRKVGYLPENFRYHDWLTGADLLRLHAALYGLTPEESARRAPEVLRLVGMEEWADRTVGSYSKGMQQRIGLACALLPNPELIFLDEPTSALDPLGRKEVRELLARLRDAGVTVFLNSHLLSELETVCDRIAIIKGGRLIYQGDWRELAAQASRIRAVVAGASQERLAAAVSAAGFPLVSQRSLHAEKDGKAAGMALEELVFTVDAGSPAAPRLVQALVEAGMAVHEVTTQVESLETLFLHFVEGA comes from the coding sequence ATGTTTGCCATAGAAACTGAGGGGCTCACCAAGACCTACGGGGGAACGGGAGGATGCCGGGAGATCTCCCTCCAGGTCCCTCGCGGCGCCCTCTTCGGTCTGCTGGGACCGAACGGCGCCGGCAAGAGCACCCTGGTCAAAATGCTCGTCAGCCTGATCCACCCCACAGAGGGACAGGCGCGCATCCTGGGAAAGCCCCTCGGCGATGTGGATATCCGGCGCAAGGTGGGCTATCTGCCGGAAAATTTTCGTTACCACGACTGGCTGACCGGAGCGGACTTGCTGCGCCTGCACGCCGCCCTGTACGGGTTGACGCCGGAAGAGTCGGCGCGGCGCGCGCCGGAGGTGCTCCGGCTCGTCGGGATGGAGGAATGGGCCGATCGGACTGTCGGCAGCTACAGCAAGGGGATGCAGCAACGCATCGGCTTGGCTTGCGCCCTGTTGCCGAATCCGGAACTGATCTTTCTCGATGAACCCACATCGGCTCTCGATCCCCTCGGCCGCAAGGAGGTCCGGGAACTGCTGGCGAGGCTCCGGGATGCCGGTGTGACGGTCTTCCTAAACAGCCACCTCCTGAGCGAACTGGAGACGGTCTGTGACCGAATCGCCATCATCAAGGGCGGGAGGCTCATCTACCAGGGGGACTGGCGGGAACTGGCCGCGCAGGCGAGCCGGATCCGCGCTGTCGTGGCCGGCGCCTCACAGGAGCGTCTGGCAGCGGCTGTTTCCGCCGCAGGGTTCCCCTTAGTTTCCCAGCGAAGCCTCCATGCAGAAAAAGACGGAAAGGCCGCCGGCATGGCGTTGGAGGAACTCGTCTTCACCGTAGACGCTGGGAGCCCCGCCGCGCCGCGTCTTGTTCAGGCGCTTGTCGAGGCGGGAATGGCTGTCCATGAGGTGACGACGCAGGTGGAATCCCTCGAGACTTTATTCTTGCACTTTGTCGAGGGGGCCTGA
- a CDS encoding anti-sigma factor — MNSLNSRWKKILVATSATALLASALTLPPVQQATADFLSLFRVQRMQAVKITQEQLDQMAQTIRSHVGEVDLQQFGAVEIIEKPEFLPVTLGEAQKRLPFAVKQPSQLPNGLRRAETVTLFTGGLAEFRLQADQVNRLLEGLGAQDLIPPDLSGKAFRVGIPAGARLVYERAEGGQAFLLDQFASPEMTVPPGLDAAALRKSLLNLPILPADLRSQLAAIDDWQRTMVVPYAEGRMEKVDIGGTEALFAKNVHSGQSCLFWVDSGILYRMEGELDREGAVRLARSLR; from the coding sequence ATGAACAGTCTTAACAGTCGCTGGAAAAAGATTCTGGTTGCCACATCGGCTACAGCCCTGCTGGCGAGCGCATTAACGCTTCCGCCGGTACAGCAGGCGACCGCCGATTTTCTCTCTCTATTCCGAGTGCAGCGGATGCAGGCGGTAAAGATCACCCAGGAACAGTTGGACCAGATGGCACAGACGATCCGTTCCCACGTGGGCGAGGTGGATCTCCAGCAGTTCGGCGCAGTCGAGATCATTGAAAAACCGGAATTCCTGCCTGTCACCCTTGGCGAGGCCCAAAAGCGACTCCCCTTTGCCGTAAAACAGCCCTCCCAACTCCCCAACGGTCTACGGCGGGCTGAGACGGTGACCCTCTTTACGGGCGGCCTCGCTGAGTTCCGTCTCCAGGCGGATCAAGTGAACCGGCTGCTAGAGGGGCTCGGCGCGCAGGACCTGATCCCGCCCGATTTATCGGGGAAAGCTTTTCGCGTCGGCATACCCGCCGGAGCGCGTTTGGTCTATGAACGGGCAGAGGGTGGACAAGCCTTTCTTCTCGACCAGTTTGCCAGCCCCGAGATGACGGTCCCGCCGGGACTGGACGCCGCCGCTCTGCGTAAGTCACTGCTCAATCTGCCGATCCTGCCAGCCGACCTGCGGAGCCAGTTGGCCGCCATCGATGATTGGCAGCGGACGATGGTTGTGCCCTATGCTGAGGGACGCATGGAAAAGGTGGACATCGGCGGAACAGAAGCACTTTTCGCGAAAAATGTTCACAGCGGGCAGAGTTGTCTCTTCTGGGTCGACAGCGGAATCCTCTACCGGATGGAAGGGGAACTGGACAGGGAAGGAGCGGTCCGGTTGGCCCGCTCGCTGCGATAA
- the cax gene encoding calcium/proton exchanger, with protein MKYLRYLLIALPLMVYFRWSDPESGWAFLTAALSILPLAGYMGHATEELAEHMGPKLGGFLNATFGNATELIIALFALKAGHLEVVKASIIGSIIGNILLVLGLSVLVGGLLHGVQRFCTETAKINATTLLLAVIAMLVPSLFMHYHSAVDGASVKLSVGVSVILLLVYAAVLYFGFRHAGARAGALTGSGKDVQQGPQQGNHGEGWSKRKALAVLVISTIAVALASEVLVGSLEHTVATLGWPEAFIGIILIPIIGNAAEHSSAVLMAAKNQIEVATEIAIGSSIQIALFVAPLLVLAGLIFGQPMTMVFNEFELVAMVLSVWIAKSISKDGETNWLEGLMLLATYAIVAIGFAFA; from the coding sequence ATGAAATACCTACGTTACCTCTTAATCGCACTCCCGCTGATGGTCTACTTCCGCTGGAGCGATCCCGAGAGCGGCTGGGCCTTCCTCACTGCTGCCTTGAGCATCCTGCCCCTGGCTGGGTACATGGGCCATGCGACGGAGGAACTGGCCGAACATATGGGGCCCAAGTTGGGCGGCTTTCTCAATGCCACCTTCGGCAACGCGACGGAACTGATCATCGCTTTGTTTGCCCTCAAAGCCGGCCACCTGGAGGTGGTCAAGGCGTCGATCATCGGCTCGATCATCGGCAACATCCTGCTCGTCCTCGGGTTGTCGGTCCTTGTCGGAGGTTTGCTCCACGGCGTCCAGCGCTTCTGCACGGAAACAGCCAAGATCAACGCCACCACCCTGCTGCTCGCCGTAATCGCCATGCTGGTGCCTTCCCTCTTTATGCACTACCATTCTGCTGTCGACGGCGCATCGGTGAAACTCTCTGTCGGGGTGTCCGTCATTCTCCTGCTTGTGTACGCTGCGGTGCTCTACTTCGGCTTCCGCCATGCCGGCGCCAGAGCGGGCGCCCTGACCGGCTCGGGGAAAGACGTACAGCAGGGTCCGCAACAGGGCAACCATGGCGAAGGATGGTCGAAGCGGAAAGCCCTGGCCGTTCTCGTCATCTCCACCATCGCCGTCGCCCTCGCCAGCGAAGTGCTCGTCGGTTCGCTCGAACACACCGTGGCCACCCTCGGCTGGCCGGAGGCTTTTATCGGCATCATCTTGATTCCCATCATCGGCAATGCGGCAGAGCACAGCAGCGCCGTCCTGATGGCCGCCAAGAATCAAATCGAAGTGGCGACAGAGATCGCCATCGGCTCCAGCATCCAGATCGCGCTCTTCGTCGCCCCGCTGCTGGTCTTGGCCGGCCTGATCTTCGGCCAGCCGATGACCATGGTTTTTAACGAATTCGAACTGGTGGCCATGGTGCTTTCCGTCTGGATTGCCAAGTCGATCAGCAAAGACGGCGAGACCAACTGGCTGGAAGGGCTCATGCTCCTGGCCACCTACGCCATCGTCGCCATCGGCTTTGCCTTCGCCTAA
- a CDS encoding 4Fe-4S dicluster domain-containing protein: MGAAKPDMGRTTDAAAAKSPRRFAGRVGVSVVVLIDRELCNGCGGGYRCAAICPGNLLTPGEDGKIQYREPSLCWDCTACLKVCPRGALALRLPNGEDGTDGAILKASMGKDTIRWTIRFSDGRVKVLEVLNRRIPVET, translated from the coding sequence ATGGGCGCGGCTAAACCCGACATGGGGAGAACCACCGATGCGGCGGCGGCAAAGTCGCCGCGTCGTTTCGCCGGAAGGGTGGGTGTATCGGTGGTTGTGTTAATCGACCGGGAACTTTGCAATGGTTGTGGAGGAGGGTACCGGTGCGCCGCCATCTGCCCAGGAAACCTGTTGACGCCTGGGGAAGACGGCAAAATACAGTACCGGGAGCCCTCTCTCTGTTGGGACTGCACGGCATGCCTCAAGGTTTGTCCACGCGGCGCGCTGGCTTTGCGTCTGCCAAACGGAGAGGATGGCACGGACGGCGCGATTCTAAAAGCGAGTATGGGGAAAGATACCATCCGGTGGACGATTCGTTTTTCCGATGGGCGGGTAAAGGTGCTTGAGGTGCTCAACCGGCGAATCCCGGTGGAAACATGA
- the cysC gene encoding adenylyl-sulfate kinase → MFHQTVPKKESGFTLWLTGLSGSGKSTLAHIIGPEVEARRRKVEILDADEVREHLFSESGLIREERYNQIKRLAYLAKLLSRNGVSVISAVPSPYREMREYVRAQHSGNFIEVFLKAPLETCMARDVRGHYQKALTGGIRWFTGITEPYEEPLDPELVVETHRATPEESARRIIRKLEALGYL, encoded by the coding sequence ATGTTTCACCAAACCGTTCCCAAGAAAGAGTCGGGTTTTACGCTCTGGTTGACGGGTCTGTCGGGAAGTGGAAAATCGACCCTTGCCCACATCATCGGGCCGGAGGTTGAAGCACGCAGGCGGAAAGTAGAAATCCTTGATGCCGACGAGGTGCGTGAGCACCTGTTTTCTGAATCAGGACTGATCCGGGAGGAGCGGTATAACCAGATCAAGCGGCTGGCCTACCTGGCGAAACTTTTGTCCCGCAACGGAGTGTCTGTCATTTCCGCTGTTCCTTCGCCCTACCGGGAGATGCGTGAATATGTGCGCGCCCAGCACAGCGGCAATTTTATCGAGGTTTTTCTCAAGGCGCCCCTTGAGACCTGCATGGCCCGGGACGTTAGGGGTCATTACCAGAAAGCGCTGACCGGGGGGATCCGTTGGTTCACCGGGATTACGGAACCCTACGAGGAACCGCTCGATCCCGAGTTGGTCGTGGAGACACACCGGGCCACCCCGGAAGAAAGCGCGCGGCGTATCATCCGCAAGCTGGAGGCGCTGGGGTACCTGTAG
- a CDS encoding PilZ domain-containing protein, protein MGEERRKHQRLSLQDKPLCATVRLAVENRAGQIRQSDAIDLCVVNISPGGAQLLSHLRFPTATEYPGLTMHLRTRLSGLLKENARIVWRREEGELFRYGVEFVSSNEEKENLLRVQIYNAESFLQKRDIANMTIHCNFCAKDECPIQTKQRADDSLTSTSDM, encoded by the coding sequence ATGGGCGAAGAGCGAAGAAAACATCAACGGTTGTCTCTGCAAGACAAACCTTTATGCGCCACGGTCAGACTGGCCGTGGAAAATAGAGCCGGACAAATCCGGCAGAGCGATGCCATTGATCTCTGTGTAGTGAACATCAGCCCAGGCGGCGCCCAACTGCTGTCACACCTGCGCTTTCCCACAGCGACAGAGTATCCGGGACTCACCATGCATTTGCGCACCCGGCTGTCGGGCCTATTAAAGGAAAACGCTCGGATCGTCTGGAGAAGGGAAGAGGGAGAATTGTTCCGGTACGGAGTGGAATTTGTCAGTTCCAATGAGGAAAAGGAAAATCTCCTCCGTGTCCAAATTTATAATGCGGAATCTTTCTTGCAGAAAAGGGATATTGCCAACATGACCATTCATTGCAATTTTTGCGCGAAAGACGAATGCCCGATCCAGACCAAGCAGAGGGCAGATGACTCGCTGACGTCCACTTCCGATATGTAG
- the larE gene encoding ATP-dependent sacrificial sulfur transferase LarE, with protein sequence MTTTTVAARDAKYAALQAALREMGQVLVAFSGGVDSTFLLKAAYDVLGDRALAVMGISETVPKHQIAEAQELAGRIGATLLTVPTDEFTREAFVKNGPDRCFHCKTALFETLWQIARERRIPFILDGNNADDVGDYRPGMTAARRMNVRSPLLEAGLTKAEIRSLSKEVGLPTWNQAASPCLSSRFPYGTPITLEGLDRVEKAEQYLKRLGFYQVRARFHDRLLRIEVERESLSRITEHAEDVVRYMKSLGFTYVTLDLTGYRTGSLNEVLESGREES encoded by the coding sequence ATGACGACAACGACGGTTGCAGCAAGGGATGCGAAATATGCTGCGCTACAGGCGGCGCTGCGGGAAATGGGCCAAGTCCTGGTCGCTTTTTCCGGCGGTGTCGACAGCACCTTCCTTCTTAAAGCGGCCTATGATGTCCTGGGGGACCGGGCGCTGGCGGTTATGGGGATTTCAGAGACGGTGCCCAAGCATCAGATCGCCGAGGCCCAAGAACTGGCCGGGCGCATCGGCGCCACGCTGTTGACAGTCCCCACTGACGAGTTTACACGGGAAGCTTTCGTCAAGAACGGTCCGGATCGGTGTTTCCACTGCAAGACGGCCCTCTTCGAGACCTTGTGGCAAATCGCGCGCGAACGCCGGATCCCCTTCATCCTCGACGGCAACAACGCCGATGATGTGGGCGATTACCGCCCGGGGATGACGGCGGCGAGACGGATGAATGTCCGCAGCCCCCTGTTGGAGGCTGGGCTGACGAAGGCGGAGATCCGATCCCTTTCGAAGGAAGTTGGCCTTCCCACCTGGAACCAGGCCGCCTCCCCTTGTCTTTCTTCGCGCTTCCCCTACGGAACCCCCATCACCTTGGAAGGTCTGGACCGGGTGGAAAAGGCCGAACAGTACCTGAAACGTCTCGGTTTTTATCAGGTGCGGGCGCGCTTTCATGATCGCCTGCTGCGCATCGAAGTGGAACGGGAGAGCCTCAGCAGGATCACGGAACATGCCGAAGATGTCGTCCGTTATATGAAAAGTCTCGGCTTCACTTATGTGACACTCGACCTGACCGGTTACCGGACCGGCAGCCTGAATGAGGTATTGGAGAGTGGGCGTGAGGAAAGCTGA
- a CDS encoding ABC transporter permease, whose translation MTGRDMSGGDGGQTWRDRLLILAAIFLAWALATNAVDILDPFLFPAPQKVARLLWEDASVFGKSIVSSVYLLASGLFLAVATAIPLGLVVGWQRRLHRAIEPVTNLLGPIPPIVYIPYAIALLPTFTASSVFVIFIGAFWPLFINTVAGVQSVERGLVDSARTLGVSRWDLLTRVLFPGAMPHILSGGSISLVMAFILLTAAEMIGATSGLGWYVKYFSDFADYSRVVAGIVVIGAVVLLLMTVYRRLTDHLLRWHRIRH comes from the coding sequence ATGACCGGCAGGGATATGAGCGGCGGAGATGGGGGGCAAACCTGGCGAGACCGCCTGTTGATCCTGGCCGCCATCTTCTTGGCCTGGGCGCTGGCCACCAATGCAGTGGACATTCTCGATCCCTTTTTGTTTCCTGCTCCCCAAAAGGTGGCCCGGCTGCTCTGGGAGGACGCCTCCGTCTTTGGCAAAAGCATCGTCAGTTCCGTTTATCTCCTGGCAAGCGGCTTATTTCTGGCTGTGGCGACGGCCATCCCGCTGGGCCTGGTGGTCGGCTGGCAACGCCGCTTGCATCGGGCCATCGAACCGGTCACCAACCTGTTGGGGCCCATACCGCCTATCGTCTACATCCCCTACGCCATCGCCCTGTTGCCTACCTTTACCGCCTCTTCCGTCTTCGTCATCTTTATCGGCGCCTTCTGGCCCCTCTTTATCAACACGGTCGCCGGTGTCCAGTCGGTTGAAAGGGGACTCGTCGACTCGGCCCGAACGCTGGGGGTCAGCCGTTGGGACCTCTTGACCCGCGTGCTGTTTCCCGGCGCCATGCCCCATATCCTCTCCGGCGGTTCCATCAGCCTCGTGATGGCCTTCATTCTGCTCACCGCCGCCGAGATGATCGGCGCCACCAGCGGACTCGGGTGGTATGTAAAGTACTTCTCCGATTTTGCCGATTACAGCCGGGTGGTGGCCGGGATCGTCGTGATCGGCGCGGTTGTGCTCCTGCTGATGACCGTCTATCGCCGCCTCACCGATCACCTGCTGCGCTGGCACAGGATCCGTCATTGA
- a CDS encoding ABC transporter ATP-binding protein, with protein sequence MAFLRMESVALKYPADERWVLQDIDLEIREGEFITVVGPSGCGKSSTIGLLSGLLSPTKGAITLQGRPIEGPGPDRAVVFQDYSLFPWMTALENIRFALRQVGDGSRESAQRYLELVGLGEARNKYPGELSGGMRQRVAIARAFALDAPVYLMDEPFGAVDAKNRIYLQDLLLRLRQESGRPRTVVLVTHDIDEAIYLGDRVVVFSPGPGRIRRVFHVPFTRPRKRFQMAQDLGYRVLRNDILTLLQDGLLEELEKVEGGAGI encoded by the coding sequence GTGGCCTTTTTGCGCATGGAATCCGTCGCCCTGAAGTACCCCGCCGATGAGCGCTGGGTCCTGCAAGACATCGATCTTGAGATCAGGGAAGGCGAGTTCATCACTGTGGTAGGCCCCAGCGGCTGCGGAAAAAGTTCCACCATCGGCCTGCTCTCCGGCCTGCTATCGCCGACGAAGGGCGCCATCACCTTGCAGGGAAGACCTATCGAAGGGCCCGGTCCAGACCGGGCCGTCGTTTTTCAGGATTACTCCCTCTTTCCCTGGATGACGGCCCTCGAAAATATCCGTTTCGCCCTCCGACAGGTCGGTGACGGCTCCCGGGAGTCAGCCCAGCGCTACCTGGAACTGGTGGGGCTTGGCGAAGCCCGGAACAAATACCCCGGCGAACTGTCAGGGGGCATGCGGCAGCGGGTGGCCATCGCCCGCGCTTTTGCCCTCGATGCGCCAGTGTATCTGATGGACGAGCCCTTCGGCGCCGTCGACGCCAAGAATCGCATCTACCTGCAGGACCTATTGCTGCGATTGCGCCAGGAATCGGGACGCCCCCGGACCGTCGTCCTTGTGACCCATGACATCGACGAGGCGATCTACCTGGGCGACCGGGTCGTTGTCTTTTCCCCCGGTCCCGGCCGGATTCGGCGGGTGTTCCACGTTCCCTTCACACGCCCGCGCAAACGGTTCCAGATGGCCCAAGATCTGGGCTACCGGGTGTTGCGCAACGACATCCTGACGCTGTTGCAGGACGGATTGTTGGAAGAACTGGAGAAGGTGGAAGGAGGGGCGGGGATATGA
- a CDS encoding ABC transporter substrate-binding protein codes for MKQFMHRSQWIQWMQKPALRKVIAGAMILAVTALATAGCGAQGQKKTAAKDAAAPATSAKIKLNVGYLPTPGDVLFFVAKDKGFFDQEGLDVEMFQFTNSGEGLNAIKSGKLDTGAFGTAAPQTFIAKGTPFVVIAGMQSEGHGIVAKPENVDRFRTPQGFVGQRIATVRMSTGDAVWRYGLSQAGIDWKSQVTIMELDSPAAVIEAIKKGAADAGNVWAPFSEMAEQQGLKVADWSSSYMPGHVCCRVVAMDETLKAKRDAFVRFDKALIRAYDFYTRNQDETVNILANYVKIDKELLEKSTYSGHIHSIPDPDKKRFTAFWEAMKQDGYIQSDLDISRFIEPAIYKEALEQLRAAEPGNATYSRLEAEYKVNNL; via the coding sequence TTGAAGCAATTCATGCACCGGTCTCAATGGATTCAATGGATGCAAAAACCGGCGTTGCGAAAAGTGATCGCCGGCGCGATGATCCTCGCTGTGACCGCCCTGGCAACGGCCGGATGCGGCGCCCAGGGGCAAAAGAAAACAGCCGCCAAGGACGCCGCAGCACCGGCCACTAGCGCGAAGATCAAGCTGAACGTTGGTTATCTGCCGACCCCGGGTGATGTCCTCTTTTTCGTCGCCAAGGACAAAGGCTTTTTTGACCAGGAAGGCCTGGATGTGGAGATGTTCCAGTTCACGAACTCCGGCGAGGGGTTGAACGCCATCAAGAGCGGCAAGCTGGACACGGGCGCTTTCGGAACGGCGGCGCCGCAGACCTTCATCGCCAAGGGAACGCCTTTCGTCGTCATCGCCGGTATGCAGAGCGAAGGCCACGGGATTGTGGCCAAGCCAGAGAACGTCGACCGCTTCCGAACGCCCCAAGGTTTTGTCGGCCAGCGGATCGCCACGGTCCGCATGTCGACAGGCGACGCTGTCTGGCGCTACGGGCTCTCCCAGGCCGGTATCGACTGGAAGAGCCAGGTCACGATCATGGAATTGGATTCGCCGGCTGCTGTCATCGAAGCCATCAAAAAAGGCGCCGCTGACGCGGGGAACGTCTGGGCGCCCTTCTCCGAGATGGCGGAGCAGCAGGGGTTGAAGGTGGCAGACTGGTCATCGAGCTACATGCCCGGTCACGTCTGCTGCCGGGTGGTGGCGATGGACGAGACGCTGAAAGCCAAAAGGGATGCTTTCGTCCGCTTCGACAAGGCGCTGATCCGCGCCTATGATTTCTACACCCGGAATCAGGATGAGACCGTCAACATCCTTGCCAATTACGTGAAGATCGACAAGGAATTGCTCGAAAAGTCGACCTACAGCGGGCATATTCACAGCATCCCTGATCCGGACAAAAAACGGTTCACCGCCTTCTGGGAGGCGATGAAGCAGGACGGCTACATCCAAAGCGATCTGGATATCAGCCGTTTCATCGAACCGGCCATTTACAAGGAAGCTCTCGAACAACTGAGAGCAGCGGAGCCCGGCAATGCCACCTACAGCCGATTAGAGGCTGAATACAAGGTCAACAACCTATAA
- a CDS encoding DUF1847 domain-containing protein has product MVKVQKAKEWVLVNDDSKRLSCSDCGVLNCYRREKNFPSFCLTSGAEGDQIDRITESYRTEGETARIARVAAEIEGLYYGKLTRVEEIIAFAKRLGAKKIGIATCIGLINETKTFVKILEAKGLTGYSVLCKVGAVDKTEVGVPEELKIQKGCHESLCNPVLQAELLNQEQTDLNVINGLCVGHDSLFIKYSKAPVTTLITKDRVLGHNPAAALYTSGFYYKRLLEREE; this is encoded by the coding sequence ATGGTTAAGGTTCAAAAAGCAAAGGAGTGGGTCCTTGTGAACGATGACAGCAAAAGGCTGAGTTGTTCTGACTGCGGTGTATTGAACTGCTACCGCCGTGAAAAGAACTTTCCGAGTTTCTGCCTGACCTCCGGGGCCGAAGGGGACCAAATAGATCGCATCACCGAATCGTACCGGACAGAAGGGGAAACGGCCCGCATCGCCCGGGTAGCCGCCGAAATCGAAGGCCTCTATTACGGAAAGCTGACCCGAGTCGAGGAGATCATCGCTTTCGCCAAGCGGCTGGGCGCCAAGAAGATCGGCATCGCCACCTGCATCGGCCTGATCAACGAGACGAAAACCTTCGTCAAGATCCTCGAGGCCAAGGGGCTCACCGGCTACAGCGTTCTCTGCAAGGTGGGTGCTGTTGACAAGACCGAGGTCGGCGTGCCGGAGGAATTGAAAATCCAGAAGGGATGCCACGAATCCCTCTGCAATCCCGTGCTGCAGGCCGAACTGCTCAACCAGGAGCAGACCGATCTGAACGTGATCAACGGCCTCTGTGTCGGCCATGATTCCTTGTTCATCAAGTACTCCAAGGCGCCTGTGACCACCTTGATCACGAAAGACCGGGTGCTGGGGCACAACCCGGCGGCCGCCTTGTATACGTCCGGTTTTTACTACAAACGCCTGCTGGAGCGGGAAGAGTAA
- a CDS encoding ASKHA domain-containing protein, translating to MAKQVHILFLPSRDSIQVEAGTTILQAARRAGVLIEAPCNGAGTCGKCKVRLAERFRPFAQPGGTHHLTPEAEAEGWVLACEALVTGDIEVEIPQRISTQSLKIISHGQARPVAIDPFFAKAYDDAAGETRVLAGGALVATEPGDRTDRLFGLVVDIGTTTLVASLVHMVSGVELAAASSLNPQSLHGQDVLSRIKFTSDPAGRALMHRELIGEINRLITQVTEAAAVERGDIAEVVFSGNTCMLHLATDTDPTSLGKHPYRPVITGGNHVRAEALGLDVAAYALVYLPPILSAYVGADITAGMLAAGLAELPGVTLFVDIGTNGEMVLAVDGAMAAASTAAGPAFEGMNITHGMRAGRGAIERFRLESDGAVTVKTIEEAEPTGICGSGLLDIAGELAAHGVIDKRGRFVRPDGSKIPEALRERLNTCDGKPVFQIAGDIVLTQKDVRQIQLAKGAIRAGVELLLRSKGVRPEDVDRVFIAGSFGYHLQARSLIQIGLLPDAFEGKIQFLGNTSKTGGQALLLNGDLRRELEASVSSVEVIELADYGDFDQVFVGCLGF from the coding sequence GTGGCTAAACAGGTGCATATCCTCTTTCTTCCGTCCCGGGACTCGATTCAAGTAGAAGCAGGAACGACCATCCTCCAGGCGGCGCGAAGAGCAGGTGTGCTCATCGAAGCCCCCTGCAACGGCGCGGGAACCTGCGGCAAGTGCAAGGTAAGACTGGCGGAGCGCTTCCGTCCCTTCGCGCAGCCCGGGGGGACGCATCACCTGACGCCGGAAGCGGAAGCAGAGGGCTGGGTGCTCGCCTGTGAGGCTCTCGTCACCGGTGACATCGAGGTGGAAATCCCCCAGCGCATATCCACACAATCACTGAAAATCATCAGCCATGGTCAGGCGCGCCCTGTCGCCATCGATCCCTTTTTTGCGAAAGCCTATGATGACGCGGCCGGCGAGACCCGTGTTCTGGCCGGCGGCGCCTTGGTGGCCACGGAGCCGGGAGACAGGACAGACCGCCTGTTCGGATTGGTCGTCGATATCGGCACAACGACGCTGGTGGCTTCTCTTGTCCACATGGTTTCCGGCGTCGAATTGGCCGCCGCTTCCTCCCTGAACCCGCAAAGCCTGCATGGACAGGATGTGCTGTCGCGCATCAAGTTCACTTCCGACCCCGCTGGGCGTGCACTCATGCACAGGGAACTGATTGGGGAGATCAACCGGTTGATCACCCAAGTGACGGAAGCGGCCGCAGTCGAGCGTGGCGACATCGCCGAGGTGGTCTTCAGCGGCAACACCTGCATGCTACACTTGGCGACGGACACCGATCCTACATCTCTGGGAAAACACCCCTACAGGCCTGTCATCACCGGGGGCAACCACGTGCGGGCCGAAGCGCTGGGCCTGGATGTGGCCGCTTACGCGCTCGTCTATCTGCCGCCGATCCTCTCGGCCTACGTGGGCGCAGACATCACCGCCGGCATGTTGGCGGCAGGGCTGGCGGAACTGCCGGGGGTGACCCTGTTCGTCGACATCGGCACCAACGGCGAGATGGTCCTCGCCGTCGACGGCGCAATGGCCGCCGCCTCGACGGCAGCCGGTCCGGCCTTCGAAGGCATGAACATCACCCACGGCATGCGCGCCGGCAGGGGCGCCATCGAGCGCTTCCGCCTGGAGTCTGATGGCGCGGTAACAGTAAAGACGATTGAAGAGGCCGAGCCGACCGGTATCTGCGGCAGCGGCCTCCTGGACATCGCCGGAGAGTTGGCGGCCCATGGCGTCATCGACAAACGCGGCCGCTTCGTCCGGCCTGACGGCTCGAAGATACCCGAGGCCTTGCGGGAGCGGCTGAACACCTGCGATGGCAAACCAGTGTTCCAGATCGCCGGAGATATCGTGCTGACCCAAAAGGATGTCCGCCAGATCCAACTGGCGAAAGGGGCCATCCGAGCCGGTGTCGAACTGCTGCTGCGAAGCAAGGGCGTCCGGCCTGAAGATGTGGATCGCGTCTTTATCGCCGGCTCTTTCGGCTACCACCTGCAGGCCCGCAGCCTGATCCAAATCGGTCTTTTGCCGGACGCTTTTGAGGGGAAAATCCAGTTTCTCGGCAATACCTCGAAAACGGGCGGTCAGGCGTTGCTGCTGAACGGTGACCTCCGCCGGGAGTTGGAGGCCTCAGTCTCCTCGGTAGAGGTGATCGAATTGGCCGATTACGGCGACTTCGATCAGGTATTCGTCGGCTGTCTAGGTTTTTAA